A window of Bradyrhizobium sp. AZCC 1610 contains these coding sequences:
- the lpdA gene encoding dihydrolipoyl dehydrogenase has translation MADTSFDVIIIGSGPGGYVTAIRAAQLGFKTAIIEKSYLGGICLNWGCIPTKALLRSAEIYHYMQHAKDYGLSAEKVSFDPKAVVARSRGVSKRLNDGVGFLMKKNKVTVIWGEASIDAPGKVTVKKSAVEAPKGALGEGAYQAKHIILATGARPRVLPGLEPDKKLVWTYFEAMVPERMPKSLLVVGSGAIGIEFASFFHTMGADVTVVEVLPQILPVEDAEIAGLARKQFEKLGMKILSNTKVTKLEKKADSVVATIDDGKKPQTVEFERVISAVGVVGNVEGLGLEKLGVKTDRGCVVIDGYGKTNVPGIYAIGDVAGPPMLAHKAEHEGVVCVEAIKGLHPHATDKNLIPGCTYCHPQIASVGLTEARAKEGGREIRVGRFPFVGNGKAIALGEDQGLIKVIFDKKTGQLLGAHMIGAEVTELIQGYVVAMNLETTEEELMHTVFPHPTLSEMMKEAVLDAYGRVLNM, from the coding sequence ATGGCCGACACATCCTTCGACGTCATCATCATCGGCTCCGGCCCCGGCGGCTACGTCACCGCGATCCGTGCCGCCCAGCTCGGCTTCAAAACCGCGATTATCGAGAAATCCTATCTCGGCGGCATCTGCCTGAACTGGGGCTGCATTCCGACCAAGGCGCTGCTGCGCTCGGCCGAGATCTATCACTACATGCAGCACGCCAAGGATTACGGGCTCTCCGCCGAAAAAGTCTCGTTCGACCCGAAGGCCGTGGTGGCGCGCTCGCGTGGCGTCTCAAAGCGCCTCAATGACGGCGTCGGCTTCCTGATGAAGAAGAACAAGGTGACGGTGATCTGGGGCGAGGCGTCGATCGATGCGCCCGGCAAGGTCACGGTGAAGAAGTCCGCCGTCGAGGCGCCGAAGGGCGCGCTGGGCGAGGGCGCCTATCAGGCCAAACACATCATCCTTGCCACCGGCGCCCGGCCGCGCGTGCTGCCGGGGCTCGAGCCCGACAAGAAGCTGGTCTGGACCTATTTCGAGGCGATGGTGCCGGAGCGGATGCCGAAATCGCTGCTCGTGGTCGGCTCCGGCGCGATCGGCATCGAGTTCGCGTCGTTCTTTCACACCATGGGCGCCGATGTCACCGTGGTCGAGGTGCTGCCGCAGATTCTCCCTGTTGAGGACGCCGAGATCGCCGGTCTCGCGCGCAAGCAGTTCGAGAAGCTGGGGATGAAAATCCTCAGCAACACCAAGGTCACGAAGCTCGAGAAAAAGGCCGACAGCGTCGTCGCCACCATCGACGACGGCAAGAAGCCGCAGACGGTCGAGTTCGAGCGGGTGATCTCGGCGGTCGGCGTGGTCGGCAACGTCGAGGGCCTCGGCCTGGAGAAACTCGGCGTCAAGACCGACCGCGGCTGCGTCGTGATCGACGGCTACGGCAAGACCAACGTTCCTGGCATCTACGCCATCGGCGACGTCGCCGGTCCCCCGATGCTGGCGCACAAGGCCGAGCATGAAGGCGTGGTCTGCGTCGAAGCCATCAAGGGGCTCCACCCGCACGCCACGGACAAGAACCTGATTCCCGGCTGCACCTATTGCCACCCGCAGATCGCTTCTGTCGGTCTGACCGAGGCCAGAGCAAAGGAGGGCGGCCGCGAGATCCGCGTCGGCCGTTTCCCCTTCGTCGGCAACGGCAAGGCGATCGCGCTCGGCGAGGATCAGGGCCTGATCAAGGTGATCTTCGACAAGAAGACCGGCCAATTGCTCGGCGCCCACATGATCGGCGCCGAGGTGACCGAGCTGATCCAGGGCTACGTGGTCGCGATGAACCTCGAGACCACCGAAGAAGAACTGATGCACACGGTATTCCCGCATCCGACGCTGTCGGAGATGATGAAGGAAGCCGTGCTGGATGCTTATGGGCGCGTGCTGAATATGTAA
- a CDS encoding tripartite tricarboxylate transporter substrate binding protein BugD, with the protein MAVLAFGSVAVAQNFPSRPITIIVPFSAGGPSDAMARILAERMKATLGETVLVENVTGAGGSVGVGRAVRSPPDGYTISFGHLGTHVANGAIYKLGYDLVTDLEPVALLPSNPMIVVSKKEVPATSLKEFLAWLKAQPSPPTAGTAGAGSGSHIAGLYFENVAGVKLQYVPYRGTGPAMNDLVAGQIDLIVDQTSNSIGQVRAGNIRAYAITDSKRVESASDIPTVDEAGLPGFHMTLWSGLWVPKGTPKDVVAKLNAAAVDALSDPAVRKQLENLGLQMPPKDKLAPEALGAWQKAEIAKWWPMIKAANVKVD; encoded by the coding sequence ATGGCAGTGTTGGCATTCGGCAGTGTCGCCGTTGCCCAGAACTTTCCATCGCGCCCTATCACCATCATCGTGCCGTTCTCTGCCGGCGGGCCGTCGGATGCGATGGCGCGGATTCTCGCCGAGCGCATGAAGGCCACGCTCGGCGAGACGGTGCTGGTCGAGAACGTCACAGGGGCGGGCGGATCGGTCGGCGTCGGCCGCGCGGTGCGTTCGCCGCCTGACGGCTACACGATCAGCTTCGGCCATCTCGGTACCCACGTCGCCAACGGCGCGATCTACAAGCTCGGCTACGACCTCGTCACCGATCTCGAACCGGTTGCCTTGCTGCCGAGCAATCCGATGATCGTCGTCAGCAAGAAGGAGGTCCCGGCAACGTCGCTGAAGGAATTTTTGGCGTGGCTGAAGGCGCAGCCGTCGCCGCCGACGGCCGGCACCGCGGGCGCGGGCTCCGGAAGCCACATCGCCGGGCTCTATTTCGAGAACGTCGCCGGCGTCAAGCTGCAATACGTGCCGTATCGCGGCACTGGCCCCGCGATGAACGACCTCGTCGCCGGCCAGATCGATCTGATCGTCGACCAGACTTCGAACTCGATCGGGCAGGTGCGCGCCGGCAACATCCGCGCCTATGCGATCACCGATTCCAAGCGCGTGGAATCAGCTTCCGACATTCCGACCGTCGACGAGGCGGGGTTGCCTGGATTCCACATGACGCTGTGGTCCGGCCTTTGGGTGCCGAAGGGCACGCCAAAGGACGTCGTCGCGAAGCTGAATGCCGCGGCGGTTGACGCCCTGAGCGATCCGGCGGTGCGCAAGCAGCTTGAAAATCTCGGCCTACAGATGCCGCCGAAGGACAAGCTCGCGCCCGAGGCGCTCGGCGCCTGGCAGAAGGCCGAAATTGCAAAATGGTGGCCGATGATCAAGGCCGCCAACGTCAAAGTGGATTAG
- a CDS encoding pyruvate dehydrogenase complex dihydrolipoamide acetyltransferase, with translation MPINILMPALSPTMEKGNLAKWLKKEGDKVKSGDVIAEIETDKATMEVEAVDEGTIAKILVPEGTQDVPVNDIIAVLAGDGEDVKAAGAGAAPAPKAAEAPAAKPAAAPAPAAAPAPKPAATGPTQAAAPQAAASASQVNGHARVFSSPLARRLAKEAGIELSRINGSGPHGRVVARDVEEAKSGKGLKAPAAAPAAGPGLAPGMSDKQVLALFEEGSYEIAPHDGMRRTIAQRLTASVQTVPVFYLTMDCDIGKLLVAREEINAAAPKDKEKKPLYKLSVNDFVIKAMAVALQKIPNCNVSWTEGGMLKHKHSDIGVAVAMPGGLITPIIRKAETKTLSAISAEMKDYAARARARKLKPEEYQGGTTAVSNLGMYGINHFTAVINPPQATILAVGTSEERPVVRAGKIEIAQMMSVTLSCDHRAIDGALGAELIGAFKQLIENPVMMMV, from the coding sequence ATGCCGATCAACATTTTGATGCCCGCGCTGTCGCCCACGATGGAAAAGGGCAACCTTGCCAAGTGGCTCAAGAAAGAGGGCGACAAGGTCAAGTCCGGCGACGTGATCGCCGAGATCGAGACCGACAAGGCGACCATGGAGGTTGAGGCGGTCGACGAGGGCACGATCGCAAAGATTCTGGTGCCTGAAGGTACGCAGGACGTCCCGGTCAACGACATCATCGCGGTCCTGGCCGGCGACGGCGAGGACGTGAAGGCCGCAGGCGCGGGCGCTGCACCGGCGCCGAAAGCCGCCGAAGCACCCGCCGCGAAACCGGCAGCCGCACCGGCACCTGCCGCCGCGCCCGCGCCAAAGCCCGCAGCAACCGGGCCCACGCAGGCTGCCGCGCCGCAGGCGGCAGCTTCGGCTTCGCAAGTGAACGGTCACGCCCGCGTCTTCTCGTCGCCGCTGGCCAGGCGTCTCGCCAAGGAGGCCGGCATCGAACTTTCGCGTATCAACGGCTCCGGCCCGCATGGCCGCGTCGTCGCGCGCGACGTCGAGGAAGCGAAATCCGGCAAGGGCCTCAAAGCTCCGGCCGCCGCGCCTGCGGCGGGCCCGGGTCTCGCGCCCGGGATGTCGGACAAGCAGGTTCTGGCGCTGTTCGAAGAGGGCTCCTACGAAATCGCGCCGCATGACGGCATGCGCCGCACCATCGCGCAGCGCCTCACCGCCTCGGTGCAGACCGTGCCGGTTTTCTACCTGACGATGGACTGCGACATCGGCAAGCTCCTGGTCGCGCGCGAGGAGATCAACGCCGCAGCTCCGAAGGACAAGGAAAAGAAGCCGCTCTACAAGCTGTCGGTCAACGACTTCGTCATCAAGGCGATGGCGGTCGCGCTGCAGAAGATTCCGAACTGCAACGTGAGCTGGACCGAAGGCGGCATGCTCAAGCACAAGCATTCCGATATCGGCGTCGCGGTTGCGATGCCGGGCGGTTTGATCACGCCGATTATCCGCAAGGCCGAAACCAAGACGCTGTCGGCGATTTCCGCCGAGATGAAGGATTATGCGGCGCGCGCGCGGGCGCGCAAGCTGAAGCCGGAAGAATATCAGGGCGGCACCACGGCGGTGTCGAACCTCGGCATGTACGGCATCAATCATTTCACCGCCGTGATTAACCCGCCGCAGGCGACGATCCTCGCCGTCGGCACCAGCGAGGAACGCCCGGTAGTCCGCGCGGGCAAGATCGAGATCGCGCAGATGATGAGCGTGACGCTGTCCTGCGATCACCGTGCCATCGACGGCGCTCTCGGGGCCGAGCTGATCGGCGCCTTCAAGCAGTTGATCGAAAACCCCGTGATGATGATGGTGTGA
- a CDS encoding threonine synthase, producing MKDNDNLTIERPTFVTHLECAMEGDHYPADQIHNLSKAGKPLLVRYDLAGVKKALTKDALSQRPADMWRYRELLPVRKVSDIVSLGEVTTPLIRLPKLGKKLGGGEIIVKDEGRLPTGSFKARGLVMAVSMGKALGIKHMAMPTNGNAGAALAAYATSCGIKTTIFCPADTPEVNVSEIELQGATVYRVNGLIDDCGKIVGEGKAKAGWFDTSTLKEPYRIEGKKTMGLELAEQLGWEVPDVIFYPTGGGTGLIGMWKAFAELEAIGFIGSKRPRMVAVQASGCAPMVRAFEAGTEHAPRWEDAHTIASGIRVPQAVGDFLILRAVRESKGFAIAVSDEKISAALNEVAREEGLLLCPEGAATYAGYQQSLADGRVTRNDRVMLFNCATGLKYPLPPVTRTLDRHKPIDYAKL from the coding sequence GTGAAAGACAACGACAACCTGACCATCGAACGTCCGACGTTCGTGACCCATCTCGAATGCGCGATGGAGGGCGATCATTATCCTGCCGACCAGATCCATAACCTCTCCAAGGCCGGCAAGCCGCTGCTGGTGCGCTACGACCTGGCCGGCGTGAAGAAGGCGCTGACCAAGGACGCGCTGTCGCAACGCCCCGCCGACATGTGGCGTTACCGTGAACTGCTGCCGGTCCGGAAGGTCTCCGATATCGTGAGTCTCGGCGAAGTGACGACGCCGCTCATTCGCCTGCCAAAACTCGGAAAGAAACTCGGCGGTGGCGAGATCATCGTGAAGGACGAGGGCCGGCTGCCGACCGGCTCGTTCAAGGCCCGCGGCCTCGTGATGGCGGTGTCGATGGGCAAAGCGCTCGGCATCAAGCACATGGCGATGCCGACCAACGGCAACGCCGGTGCGGCGCTCGCGGCCTACGCCACCTCCTGCGGCATCAAGACCACGATCTTCTGCCCGGCCGATACGCCGGAAGTGAACGTCAGCGAAATCGAGCTGCAGGGCGCCACCGTCTATCGCGTCAACGGGCTGATCGACGATTGCGGCAAGATCGTCGGCGAGGGCAAGGCCAAGGCCGGCTGGTTCGACACCTCGACGCTGAAGGAGCCGTACCGGATCGAAGGCAAGAAGACGATGGGGCTGGAGCTCGCCGAACAGCTCGGCTGGGAGGTGCCCGACGTGATCTTCTATCCGACCGGCGGCGGTACCGGCCTGATCGGCATGTGGAAGGCGTTTGCCGAGCTGGAAGCCATCGGCTTCATCGGTTCGAAGCGGCCGCGGATGGTGGCGGTGCAGGCCTCGGGCTGCGCGCCGATGGTGCGGGCTTTTGAAGCAGGCACCGAGCACGCGCCGCGCTGGGAAGACGCCCACACCATCGCGTCAGGCATTCGCGTGCCGCAGGCGGTCGGAGATTTTCTGATCCTGCGCGCGGTTCGCGAGAGCAAGGGATTTGCGATTGCGGTGTCGGATGAGAAGATTTCTGCTGCGCTCAACGAAGTGGCGCGCGAAGAGGGCTTGCTGTTGTGTCCGGAGGGGGCAGCGACGTATGCTGGCTACCAGCAAAGCCTTGCCGACGGCCGCGTGACGAGAAACGATCGCGTGATGCTGTTCAATTGCGCGACAGGGCTTAAATATCCGCTGCCGCCGGTCACGCGTACGCTCGATCGACACAAGCCGATCGACTACGCAAAGCTCTGA
- a CDS encoding zinc-binding dehydrogenase, whose protein sequence is MSDGRSGLQLRSLLKKSGELELSLVDVPTPEPADDEVVVRVEATPINPSDLGLLIGPADMSTAKESGTKDAPVVTAKMPEAAMRMMGGRLDQSLPVGNEGAGVVIRAGSSDAAKALMGNNVSMIGGAMYSQYRTIKVRDVMELPAGTTPTDGASWFVNPLTALGMTETMRRENHKALVHTAAASNLGQMLNKVCIKDGIGLVNIVRSKEQADILHKIGAKYVVDSTADTFMDDLTNALVETGATIAFDAIGGGKLAGQILTCMEIAANKTAKEYSRYGSNVYKQVYIYGSLDNRPTELSRAFGLTWGVGGWLLTPFLQKIGPAEIGRLRQRVASELKTTFASHYTQVVSLQETLQLSNIAIYNKRSTGEKFLINPNKG, encoded by the coding sequence ATGAGCGACGGCAGAAGCGGGCTGCAACTGCGTTCGCTGCTCAAGAAGAGCGGCGAACTCGAACTGTCGCTGGTGGACGTCCCGACGCCCGAACCGGCCGACGATGAAGTCGTGGTCCGTGTCGAGGCGACGCCGATCAACCCGTCCGATCTCGGGCTCCTGATCGGCCCGGCCGACATGTCGACAGCCAAGGAATCCGGCACCAAGGACGCTCCCGTGGTGACGGCGAAGATGCCGGAAGCGGCCATGCGGATGATGGGCGGCCGGCTCGATCAATCGCTCCCGGTGGGCAATGAAGGTGCCGGCGTCGTGATCAGGGCCGGGTCGTCAGACGCTGCGAAAGCGCTGATGGGCAACAACGTCTCGATGATCGGCGGCGCGATGTACTCGCAGTATCGCACCATCAAGGTCAGGGACGTGATGGAGCTGCCGGCCGGCACCACGCCTACCGACGGCGCGTCGTGGTTCGTCAATCCGCTGACCGCGCTCGGCATGACCGAAACCATGCGGCGCGAAAATCACAAGGCGCTGGTGCACACCGCCGCCGCCTCCAACCTCGGCCAGATGCTCAACAAGGTCTGCATCAAGGACGGCATCGGCCTCGTCAACATCGTGCGCAGCAAGGAGCAGGCCGACATCCTGCACAAGATTGGCGCCAAATATGTCGTCGATTCCACCGCAGATACCTTCATGGACGATCTGACCAACGCGCTGGTGGAAACCGGTGCAACGATTGCGTTCGACGCCATCGGCGGCGGCAAGCTCGCGGGGCAAATCCTTACCTGCATGGAGATCGCGGCCAACAAGACCGCCAAGGAATACAGCCGCTACGGCTCGAACGTGTACAAACAGGTCTATATCTACGGCAGCCTCGACAACCGTCCGACCGAACTGAGCCGGGCGTTCGGATTGACCTGGGGGGTCGGCGGCTGGCTGCTGACGCCGTTCCTGCAGAAGATCGGCCCGGCCGAAATCGGCCGGCTGCGCCAGCGCGTGGCGTCCGAACTCAAGACCACGTTTGCCAGCCACTACACGCAAGTTGTGTCGCTGCAGGAAACGCTGCAGCTTTCCAACATCGCGATCTACAACAAGCGCTCCACCGGTGAGAAATTTCTGATCAATCCGAACAAGGGCTGA
- a CDS encoding pyruvate dehydrogenase complex E1 component subunit beta, with product MPIQVLMPALSPTMEKGNLAKWLKKEGETIKSGDVIAEIETDKATMEVEATDEGTLGKILIPEGTADVAVNTPIATILSDGESAADLGKVSAPAPQAKAAESAPPAEAKAEARQPKAEAKAPPAAVAEPDPEVPAGTEMITQTIREALRDAMAEEMRRDGDVFVMGEEVAEYQGAYKVTQGLLQEFGARRVIDTPITEHGFAGVGVGAAMSGLKPIVEFMTFNFAMQAIDQIINSAAKTLYMSGGQMGCSIVFRGPNGAAARVAAQHSQDYSAWYSQIPGLKVIAPFSAADYKGLLKAAIRDPNPVIFLENEVLYGHTGEVPKLDDYVIPIGKARIVRSGKDVTLISWSNGMTYALKAADELAKEGIEAEVIDLRTLRPMDTETIIASVKKTGRAVTVEEGWQQSGVGAEIAARIMEHAFDYLDAPVARVSGKDVPMPYAANLEKLALPNVAEVVAAAKAVAYR from the coding sequence ATGCCCATTCAAGTGCTGATGCCTGCGCTGTCGCCCACCATGGAAAAGGGCAACCTTGCGAAGTGGCTGAAGAAGGAAGGCGAGACGATCAAGTCGGGCGATGTCATCGCCGAGATCGAGACCGACAAGGCGACGATGGAAGTCGAGGCGACCGATGAGGGTACGCTCGGCAAGATATTGATTCCGGAAGGCACCGCCGACGTCGCGGTCAATACGCCGATCGCAACCATTCTGTCCGACGGTGAGAGTGCGGCCGATCTCGGCAAGGTGAGCGCGCCGGCGCCGCAGGCCAAGGCCGCGGAATCCGCACCGCCTGCCGAAGCCAAGGCGGAGGCGCGCCAGCCGAAGGCCGAGGCGAAGGCGCCACCGGCCGCCGTCGCCGAGCCCGATCCGGAAGTCCCTGCCGGCACCGAGATGATCACCCAGACCATCCGCGAAGCGCTGCGCGATGCGATGGCCGAGGAGATGCGGCGCGACGGCGATGTCTTCGTGATGGGCGAAGAGGTCGCGGAATATCAGGGCGCCTACAAGGTGACCCAGGGCCTGCTGCAGGAATTCGGCGCCCGGCGCGTGATCGATACCCCGATCACCGAGCACGGCTTTGCCGGCGTCGGCGTTGGTGCTGCGATGTCCGGGCTGAAACCGATCGTCGAATTCATGACGTTCAACTTCGCCATGCAGGCGATCGACCAGATCATCAACTCGGCGGCCAAGACGCTGTACATGTCGGGTGGCCAGATGGGCTGTTCGATCGTGTTTCGCGGACCGAATGGCGCGGCCGCCCGCGTCGCCGCCCAGCACAGCCAGGACTACTCGGCCTGGTATTCGCAGATTCCGGGGTTGAAGGTGATCGCGCCGTTCTCGGCCGCTGACTACAAGGGGCTGTTGAAGGCCGCGATCCGCGATCCCAACCCGGTCATCTTCCTCGAGAACGAGGTTTTGTACGGCCACACCGGCGAGGTGCCGAAACTCGACGACTACGTGATCCCGATCGGCAAGGCGCGGATCGTTCGCTCGGGCAAGGACGTGACGCTGATCTCGTGGTCGAACGGCATGACCTATGCGCTGAAGGCCGCCGACGAACTTGCCAAGGAAGGCATCGAGGCCGAGGTGATCGATCTGCGCACGCTGCGTCCGATGGATACCGAGACCATCATTGCGTCCGTCAAGAAGACCGGCCGCGCGGTGACGGTGGAAGAGGGCTGGCAGCAGAGCGGCGTCGGCGCCGAGATCGCCGCCCGCATCATGGAGCACGCCTTCGACTATCTGGATGCGCCGGTGGCGCGGGTCTCTGGCAAGGACGTGCCTATGCCTTATGCGGCCAACCTCGAGAAGCTCGCATTGCCCAACGTGGCCGAGGTGGTCGCGGCCGCCAAAGCCGTTGCCTATCGGTAG
- a CDS encoding DUF5076 domain-containing protein has protein sequence MTGPNEQPLPPDVIGREDAVEVLRAFVVDGGLSIAFQRAFEEPDMWGMLLVDIARHAARAYARESGYTEDEALTRIVDMFEAEINRPTDMGSTTPRSQQGH, from the coding sequence ATGACCGGTCCCAACGAACAGCCGTTGCCGCCCGACGTCATCGGCCGCGAGGATGCCGTCGAAGTGCTGCGCGCCTTCGTGGTCGACGGCGGGCTCTCGATCGCGTTCCAGCGCGCATTCGAGGAGCCTGACATGTGGGGCATGCTTCTGGTCGATATCGCGCGCCACGCTGCGCGCGCCTACGCGCGCGAGAGCGGCTACACCGAGGACGAGGCGCTGACGCGTATCGTCGACATGTTCGAAGCCGAAATCAACCGGCCGACCGATATGGGCTCCACCACGCCCCGGTCGCAACAGGGTCACTGA
- the pdhA gene encoding pyruvate dehydrogenase (acetyl-transferring) E1 component subunit alpha has translation MAAPKKSVEKESGQKANASPPEFTKAQELAALRDMLLIRRFEEKAGQLYGMGAIGGFCHLYIGQEAVVVGMQMALKQGDQVITGYRDHGHMLACGMDAKGVMAELTGRRGGYSKGKGGSMHMFSMEKNFYGGHGIVGAQVSLGTGLAFANRYRGNDFVSVAYFGDGASNQGQVYESFNMAELWKLPVIYVIENNRYAMGTSVTRSSALTDFSKRGASFNIPGQQIDGMDVRAVKAAGDEAVAWCRAGKGPFILEMQTYRYRGHSMSDPAKYRTREEVDKIRTDQDPIEQVRNRLLAAKVSEQELKAIDAEVREIVNASADFAQRDPEPDPSELWTDIYR, from the coding sequence ATGGCCGCACCCAAGAAAAGCGTCGAGAAGGAATCAGGGCAAAAGGCAAACGCATCCCCACCGGAATTCACCAAGGCCCAGGAACTGGCGGCGCTGCGGGACATGCTGCTGATCCGGCGCTTCGAGGAAAAGGCCGGCCAGCTTTACGGCATGGGCGCCATCGGCGGCTTCTGCCATCTCTATATCGGCCAGGAAGCCGTGGTGGTCGGCATGCAGATGGCCCTCAAGCAGGGCGATCAGGTCATAACAGGATACCGCGACCACGGCCACATGCTGGCGTGCGGGATGGACGCCAAAGGCGTCATGGCTGAACTCACCGGCCGCCGCGGCGGCTACTCCAAGGGCAAGGGCGGCTCTATGCACATGTTCAGCATGGAGAAGAATTTCTACGGCGGCCACGGCATCGTCGGCGCCCAGGTGTCGCTCGGCACTGGCCTTGCTTTCGCCAACCGCTACCGTGGCAATGATTTCGTCAGCGTGGCCTATTTCGGCGACGGCGCGTCCAACCAGGGGCAGGTCTACGAGAGCTTCAACATGGCGGAGCTGTGGAAGCTCCCGGTGATCTATGTGATCGAGAACAACCGCTACGCCATGGGTACATCGGTGACGCGCTCCTCGGCCCTGACCGATTTTTCCAAGCGCGGCGCCTCCTTCAACATTCCGGGCCAGCAGATCGACGGCATGGACGTCCGCGCCGTCAAGGCCGCGGGCGACGAGGCAGTTGCCTGGTGCCGCGCCGGCAAGGGGCCGTTCATCCTGGAAATGCAGACCTATCGCTACCGCGGCCACTCGATGTCCGATCCCGCCAAGTACCGGACTCGCGAAGAGGTCGACAAGATCCGCACCGACCAGGATCCGATCGAACAGGTTCGCAACCGCCTGCTGGCCGCCAAGGTCAGCGAGCAGGAGCTGAAGGCCATCGACGCCGAGGTGCGCGAGATCGTCAACGCGTCGGCGGATTTCGCCCAGCGCGATCCCGAGCCCGATCCTTCCGAACTCTGGACCGACATCTACCGCTAA
- a CDS encoding NADPH-dependent FMN reductase — protein sequence MATYNIVTIVGSLRKESFSLKVANALAKLAPASLKLDVTTLGDISFFNQDLEAAPPADWLAFREKLQKSNGVLFVTPEYNRSIPGVLKNAIDVASRPYGKSSFLGKPIGIVSNSPGALGGVSAAKHLQNILPGIAGPILGQPEIYLNGVGDAFDDKGQLTKEAVQKVLQQYLDAFAAFIEKQNR from the coding sequence ATGGCCACCTACAATATCGTCACGATCGTCGGCAGTCTTCGCAAAGAGAGTTTTTCGCTCAAGGTCGCCAATGCGCTGGCCAAGCTGGCGCCGGCTTCGCTGAAGCTCGACGTCACCACGCTGGGCGACATTTCCTTCTTCAACCAGGATCTGGAAGCCGCACCTCCGGCCGACTGGCTGGCGTTCCGCGAAAAGCTGCAGAAGTCGAACGGCGTGCTGTTCGTTACCCCCGAATATAACCGCTCGATCCCTGGCGTGTTGAAGAACGCCATCGACGTCGCCTCGCGCCCTTACGGCAAGAGCTCGTTCCTCGGCAAGCCGATCGGCATTGTCAGCAACTCGCCTGGGGCGCTCGGTGGCGTCAGCGCGGCCAAGCATCTGCAGAACATCCTGCCGGGTATTGCCGGCCCGATCCTCGGCCAGCCCGAAATCTATCTGAACGGCGTCGGCGATGCCTTCGACGACAAGGGCCAGCTCACCAAGGAAGCGGTGCAAAAGGTGCTGCAGCAATATCTCGACGCCTTCGCGGCGTTCATCGAGAAGCAGAACAGGTAA
- a CDS encoding FtsB family cell division protein encodes MVSRTRLKSILTGLALYTMAALMVGYFGVNAYTGKYGLNARQELDQEIIALTSELARLKRERAQGEQRVSLLRSNRVDPDMLDERARFQLDYANPRDLVRTIKPN; translated from the coding sequence ATGGTCTCCCGTACCCGCCTGAAATCCATCCTGACCGGCCTCGCCCTCTACACGATGGCGGCGCTGATGGTCGGCTATTTTGGGGTCAACGCGTATACCGGCAAATACGGGCTGAACGCGCGCCAGGAACTCGATCAGGAAATCATCGCGCTCACCTCGGAGCTGGCGCGGCTGAAGCGGGAGCGGGCGCAGGGCGAGCAACGGGTTTCGCTGTTGCGGTCCAACCGGGTCGATCCTGATATGCTGGACGAGCGCGCGCGCTTTCAGCTCGACTACGCCAATCCGCGCGATCTGGTCCGGACCATCAAGCCGAACTAG